The Oncorhynchus gorbuscha isolate QuinsamMale2020 ecotype Even-year linkage group LG06, OgorEven_v1.0, whole genome shotgun sequence sequence CTACAGGTTTCTGTGTGGACTGTGTGGAGTTCATGTGTGCCACCTGCGTGGAGGCCCACCAGAGGGTCAAGTTCACCAAAGACCACACCATCAGACAGAAGGGGGATGTATCTCAAGGTGCAGTACAGCTTCCAGTCTGACTGAGGCAGCAACGATTGTCAAGGAAATACCTACAGTACAACAAGCAGAAGCTCTATTTACATTATATTCTTGTTGATTCAGTGAAAATAATGCTCACATCCTCCTACACAGTACAGAAAGCCTGAGAGAAAATGCAAACCTGTACTGTAGCTGATAGATTGGAATTGGTTACAGTAAGATTAACTTCTGGCTTTTAAATGCTTTCCTATTGGTTTTCCAGAGTATGTGGGTGTTTCCACTCATAGGCCAGTGTTCTGTGAAGTCCACAAGCAGGAGCCCCTGAAGCTGTTCTGTGAAACCTGTGATCTACCAACCTGTCGTGACTGTCAGCTACTCAAGCACAAGGACCACAAGTACTGAATACTGATGTGCCactattgatttaaaaaaatatatatctaaaaGAGAAATCTGTTATTTAAATAAATATTGATTTATATATTCATTAATTAATTTATAGTGACTAAAGCTGTCCTTTATTTGAGTGGATTTGAATGATTTTGTAACAATTAAATAACTAACTATGATATGTTACTTAGTTACCAGTTTCTGGAGGATGCCTATAAGAATCACAAACATTACATGGAGGATATGAATCGTCAACTGCTGGAAAAAAAGAAGATCATTGAAGATGTGTCCAACTCCATAAACAATGGGTAAACAATGCATCTGCTTTAGCATCTAGGAATCTCTATGCTTGCTGTATACATGTACACGATGTATAGTGAAATGTGAATGCTGTGTCCTTCCATCGTGCATCCAAACACGTTTTCTGTTTAGTAAGATGAATTTGTTCATGTCTGGTGTCTTTCGTGTTTGTCAGACTCCTTCAGGTTGATGAGAACCGCATATCAGTTCACAATGAAATCAAGAAGTCCATCTGTAGTCTGATACTAGAGatcaacagaaagggaaagattCTTGTCAATCAGCTTGAGGTACAGTATGATCACAATCACATCTCTAACATTAGGATGATTCTGTTTATTCTCACGTTTCCATAGCTATTCCGACTCTAGGATTTGTCAGGTTTCTTTGTATTCATTATGAGTGCAGAGAGCAGGAGGAAATGGCAAGGCCTACAAATGTTTTGATTGTCATGTGCCCTAGTCATGACAGGAGCTTACCCTGAAGGCAGTGTTACAATGCCACATATTCTGGGAAAAGGCTATACGGATACTCCTGACCTGCAAAACAATATTTAATTCCAGAATTGTTTAAAATTAGGTTAGGGTTTGGTTAAAGTAGGGGTCAGTTTTAGATTTTGGTTAGTAGTTTTAGAGGTCAGGAGTGTCCTTATAGCCTTTCTCCAGATTCTGACTTCTCCATCTATTTCCTATCCCCCGAAGGGCCTGACAAAGGATCATGAGAGCGGTCTAAAGAAGCAGAAGGAGGATATTGGCTATCTGTCCAGACACCTGGATCACGTGATCAACTTCACAAAATGGGCGACAGCTAGGAACGGCGGCACAGCTCTCCTGTACTGCAAGCGTTTGGTAAGACCTCCCTCCCAGACTCGCCCTCGGTCCACTGACTCCCAGGCATCCCCTATCCCTAAAGACAGACAGGAGCCCATGGTGTAAAGCATAGATGAAATGCAGAACATATGCCTTGTGTTTTCTCAGTTTCTCCAAATTATTAATAACATCCCTTCTGCTGCAGATTCTGTTTCAGATCGGAAACCTCCTGCGGGCTAAATGCAATACCTCGTTTGTACCGCAGAGCACTGTGCGTTTCCAGTGTCGGTCAGGCTTCTGGTCTTCAAATGTCGATCTGGGTAAGAGAGAAAGCACAATGAGAGTGGCTACACTGAAATCTTACAATTCTATTTAATTTAAAAATTTAAATTGGAGTGTTTTATGTTGGGGGAGAAAATGATCTGTTGGACaaggagtagtagtagttattATTGTAGTGGTTTTAAATTAGCAGTTGCAGTTTGCACTAATTGAGGTTGTAGTATTGTAATAATCTTAGTTGTACTGGATGTGTTTGGTATGGTGCAGTTTGTTTCTGAAATCAAAGATCTGTACCAGGTCAGTGTATTACCTCTTCCGTTATGCTGAAGTcgtctctcttcctgttccctcaGGCTCATTAGTGGTAGAGAATGTCCCAGGCCCCCAGCTGGGCAGCTTCCAGGGCATCCCTCATCAACTCCCCCATCCTGGGCAGGGCCCCTCAGGCTCCCCCAACAGCCTGCCCCCAGGCCTCTCCCAGCCCCGCCTGGCCCCCCACAACCACAACACCCTGGCTCAGCTCCAGATGCAGGTGGAGAAACTAGCCCAACAGCCTCACTGGCAGCCCCAGACCCCACCCTGGGCCTGGTACCAGAGCATGCGGCTCCAGAGACCCCCTCCAGGGCCCCTCCAGGGTGGCTCTCCCTCCCAGAGTCTCCCCCCCATGCCCCAGCAGGGCCGGAGGTTCATTGCCCCCCCTGCAATCCATCTCAGTCCCACCAGCACCCTGCCAAGTCCTGGATATCCTCCCCAGGTGGGAAAGAGTGTGcacgctcgtgtgtgtgtgtcagtttgatTGACAGGGATTCTTAACAGGCGCAGACAGTGGATGACGTCTTCCCAAATGGAGCAGACAGCCTTCACATCCTGGCCAATTTATGTCTTGACTTGTCAAGATCATTTTGAGTCATAAGGTACcataaaaaaatgaaaacatgTATAGAAAAAGAGTCTAAATCTCAGTGCAGCTGCTCACGTGTGATACAGAACAGACCCAAAGCCTCCAGAGATGATGATAGATCTGTCTGGTCTACAGTGTTTAGTCTGAGGCTGTTTTACACGAGCTCTAAAATACAGGCACATCAAGAGGACAATCCACTGGCCTGTAGATTTCAGACAAGAGTTGCGTCATGGCTGATGTGAACAAGCTGTTGAGGTGGAGCCTGGAAGCACTGTTCTTTTTAACAGCCACGTTATAGATCATTAATACGCTAGGCCTTGTGTTCAGTTTGACTTTATAATGTGTCATCACTGTTTTGAATGATATACAGTGTCAGGAGGGAATGGTTGGTCAGGGCAATGTCTAGTCTCATTACTTCATGAGTACATTTCTGACAAAACAGTGTATAACATCTTTAGTTATATAACCCCTTATCATATTGTCTGTGGAACTCAAAATTCAAGTTTCTATGCATTTTTCCCCCGATGTGAAAACTGTTCGCCATTGACTGTTGAACCTGCATGCTTGGATCTAGACCAAACAAAGAAGGCTGTTTCAAAACAAAGTGCTTAAGTAAAGCATTCTGGAACATTTACAAGTGGCTTGTTTGTGTTCTGTCTTCTGTTTTGCTCTGTGTTGTGAAAGCCAGGGGCTCCTATCCTAGACATAACCTATCACAGGCTACTTTCCCAGACAAAACCAATTACAGACTGACGATACAGCATTTAATATGTCTGTCACTACCATTGACTCATAAGAATAGATATGACATTGATTGTTGATGGCATAGCTCTGTCTGACTCTTGTCTccaactgactgtctgtctctctcactcacaggCTGTCCAATCACTGAGAGGCCTGGTGAGCAGCCCCAGCAGCTATGCACTCAAACACATGGACTTATTCAACCCAATGCCTCACTTCTCCCACAATGCACCACTGTCTAGCAACGGCAGCCTCAGTTCTCCTCACTTGCGACAGCAACAGGTACATACAGCTGCGCTCAAATAAACAGGCACCCTTGCACTTCACAATGGAGTGTAATGGAGCAGAATGTTATGTTTTCTCTCTTCAAAACGGAGTTGAATGGCTATTTTCTACCCTGTAGGCACCTGCCACTTACCACAGGTGATATAAATTCCACAATAAAGGACAATCACCTGCCTCCAACCAATCCATTTGAATTCTGAATAATTTAGTCCAGGCAATACAATACAAACATTGAATTGAAAAATCTAAATGCCAGTTTAGATACTTTTTGGGGGGCCCTGTGCAGGTGAAATTCAAAAATATACATGTGAAGTACACTAAACATTTTCTAAACGTCAACTTATTTGAGATGAAATAGTGAATCGTGCAAGGGTGGCAGTATCCTTCATCACAACTGTAGCTCTATTTCACATCCACATATCACTCTGTAGCATGATGTTGTTAATAATCCGATTGTTAGCAGCTTAATTGATGTTGTGAAACCTTTTAGATGGAGTCTGCATATCACAACAAGCACCCTGGAGGCCCTGTCCAGATAATAAGACCCAACTTCCCTCAGACCCTTCCAGCTTCCCTCCCATATAGAACTGGTATGTATTGGTGTTGTGTACTACTCTTCTAAAACTACACAACAAAATataagaaaacaaatccaatGCTTCGTGTATATATGACCAGGGAGAGAAGTTCAGGATTTTGGACACTGTCCAGCCAGGCTAGTAGACGTCAATGTTTACTAGCCCGGGTTCAAAATCTGTTCTATGGCATATTTGAAAATACAAAACATCAGTCAGCAGGCTAGATTGGTACATTTTCTACTAGCCCGGTCTGAAAAGTACTAGTCACGGTCAAGCAGGCTAGATTAATTTCCATCCCCGTAATATGTATGAGGAATACAATTTATCTTCCTTTAGCACAAGGACACCATCATGCAGGACTAACTGCTATATCCTGTGAAGAGAAACCAGGGTAAGATAATGATTTCACATTCTTCGTGAATTCTATACAGGCATGACATTTTGATGTATAAAAATAAATCTttatatttctctttctctcaccttccTTCTGATTGGCTGATTGAAGGACTGTTTCCTGGAAACCTCTGGAGACACAGCAGAAGGCGCATGGAGCTGGGGGATCAGCTGCCAAGAGGAGACGAAGGGCATCGCCTggacccatcatcatcatcaaagaCGAGCCAGAGGACGACATCAGCTGTGTAAGAGGACGGATGGACTGGAAATAGACAAATGTTCATAACTGATCATTACAATGTTATAATAATGATTACATGTACATCCTATTGCATGTTACTTAAAATGGTATGGGTGATTTATTTGTCTTTGAGCCACTGTATTTATAGATGGTAACAGCACAGTAATGATATACTGTGATGTCGTAATAGTGTTCAATACCAGGATTGCTGTTGGGTGGTCCCTGAGAGGTCACTGATCTGTTTTTGAGTGTTCTGTTAagtaagtgtgtttgtgtgtgtttcaggtaCAGGGTAACCTGAGAGCCAACCTCCCAGACAGTAGCACGGGGGTCCAGGCCCAAACCTGTCGGCAAGATGGAGGGGAACCACAAGTCCAGATTTCTCGTCAGAGCACAGAGGAAGAGGCCCAGGCCCCACCACAGCCTCCAGGGCCTTCAGGGGACCTGAGTCAAGCCCCACAGCAGAGCCACTCTCTGGGGGTAGAGCAGCAGCTAGGCAGTCAGGGCCCAGCTCCAGAAGAGGACCCTAATGAGGATTGGTGTGCTGTGtgtcagaatggaggagagatgctgctgtgttgtgacaagtgtcCCAAAGTGTTCCACCTCTCTTGCCACATCCCCACCCTCTTCAGATTACCCAGGTACTATAGGCCCTAGGAGAGAGGTGGACAATCTTACCCTTGGTGGGCCTGAGTGGGTGCAGGCTTTTTCTCCATCcatgcagaaacacacatgaTTGTAAATACTATGGTAaatagaatcaggtgtgtttctGCTTGgttggagcaaaagcctgcactCACATCGGCCCTCACCGGGTCAGATTGCCTACTGTATCTAATGCACTGCCCTAAAATGGGATTAAATGAAATGGATCGGTTATCTGAAATTGATGCTATCATGTTGTTATTAAACTAAAGTTTCTATTGGTttgctgttgtttttatttcagtGGGGAGTGGTTCTGCTCATTCTGCCGTGACCTGTCAGTGCCTGAGGTGGTGTATGACTGTGACATCAGCAGATTAGAGCCCAGAACAGTgaaggaggaaccagactctgAGGGAGGATTCTGCCCTGTGGACAAACGGGtcagtattgtactgtactgtacttgaAAAAGACAATAACTTCTCAGGCCTACCTGAGGTGTTTAAGGTGTTACTTTTATCTTATTACAATACATAATCTCTGGGGTTGATATATAATGTAAgatatgtgtgtgttgtatttctgAGCTCAGTCTGACTGCAGATATGTGAGTGGAGAGGAATGCCCGACTGTCCACCTGCTGAAGATGTCCCACTGATCCACTTTGTGAGCTCAGTGCTGACTTCCACCTTGGTGAGTGGAGAGCCCAATCCCAGATCCCCCTTGGTGAGTGGAGAGGAATGCCCGATCCCAGGCTAGATCCACCTTGGTGAGTGGAGAGGAATGCCCAATCCCAGGCTAGATCCCCCTTGGTGAGTGGAGAGACTAATGCCCAATCCCAGGCTAGATCCCCCTTGGTGAGTGGAGAGACTAACGCTCAATCGCAAAAACTCCTTTACGTCCATGTGGTGATAAACAGAATTTAATAGGTACAGAtgaggatcttaatttgatcacacgTTTGTTGCTAATAATTTCCCTGCACCGCATGAAATGCAGACGAGCtttgatttacataaattcactgaaaacccacacttACATCTGGTTATATTTACattattgcacttttcatgtagtcTACTTATGGCCAGCTAATTACCTAACCACCTATctatcaagcaacattatggactaaacttTTAAATtgtgttgctgcaggattattttgctgcgACAATttaggtcaaattaagatccaacatctgtaaaaacaatatgGTATTGGTATTGTAATATCTCCACCTTGCTCTTTGGCCGCTTATACCGATAAAAGTCTCTCAGTGCATAGGCCCCCTCACGGGAATGTTTGTACAAAAACTGTGAGAAGCTCGTTTCTGGTGACTTTTTAAATAGGCACTCTACACCAAAATAATTTATGTTGACACCATCTGAAATAGAATTTTCCCTTTTTTAAAGCATTAAAACCTGTTGCTCAACTAATGCAGCATAGTGGCTTTAAGTAAATCGGCCGAGTCACAGTCTTTCCCATCTGCATTTACCTCATTGAAAACCCGAAAAGGCATTGAATGCCTCAAATGCTACAAATATATATTGTCACTGTGATCTTAAAAGCGTATCTGGGTAGAAATATGACATTTTTTGTAATCATATTTTTGTGGCGCTGCTAAATTAATATAGGAGAAACATTGACATAGGCTTACCATTACTGTACCAAATTATGTCTATGGATCAATATAGAGAGGTTATGAGGGGTCTGTTTTTGGATTGAAATGGCTCTTTGGTTTATCATCCACTGTATAGCCATGATGAGGGACATTGAGAGAAAcactttttgttgttttgtatattgtgATAGCCTCTGTCTTTTGCTGTAGATATTGCCAGAGAACCAGGAGACCCAAAAGACGCCGATGGTTCTGTCCATTGTGAAGAGCAAGCTGGAATCCAGGCAGAGCCCCTGCTACCAGACACCTTCTGAGTTTGTATCAGACATCCGACTCATCTTCAGGAACTGTGCAGCATTCAATGAGGTAGACTAGACAGCACTAACGTTTTCCAGAAGAGTCCTTTTATCTTAGTTTACACAGATGTGTTAATTAAGCTCTTAATGTGTGTGGATGGACAGTTTTTACAATGTTTGTCATTTACATGTTagttttagcagatgctcttatccagaattagttacagtcagtgcattcaactaaggtaggtaAAACAACCACATACATCTGTGGTCTCCTTCCTCCCATGCCAGGCTGACACTGAGGTTGCCACTGCAGGGAGAAACCTGGAGAGGTTCTTTGAGGAGCAGTTGAAGTTCCTCTACCCTGAACGGATTTTTCCAAAGGTCAAGTCTGAGGTCATCAGTTCTGTGACCCCTCCCGTCTCTCCTGCCCCTCCCACAAACCCTGATGAGGAGAGCTCCCAGCATGCAAAGCATCAGCGCAGGTGCTCTGAGACCCAGGACTTGTCTACTCCTGCTCAGCTAAGCTCAccaaagggagaggaagaggccgTATAAGCGTGCACATCGTCATCTCATCAACGTTAATCAGTCAATAACACTGCCAGTACTAGCCTATACTAGTAATTCATCTGATTCTCTTGAGAAAGTCTGATTTTCTAAATGTGCCAAAATAATGTTCTGTGATCGAATCATTTTGGGGAATAGGAACTGTTACAAGGTTAATAAAGTGAAAACACGTCAAATGTATCAAACCAGCCTGATAAAAGACTATTTCAGTTGTTATTGCAAGACTGTATGAAGTGTTAGTTTCATGAACATGTCAGCTGTGCGAGGTCTAGTTGTTCAGGCCTACGGTAGCCTCTAGTTTACAGTGTGATGGCTGGTAGCATGACACGAGGCCTACTTTATTCATCGCAACAATAGAACTTCATCTTTGTTCCCTCGTTGTTTTTGTCATTGAGCCATTCAATGTGTCATGTATTTATATTTTACATTGTTGTAGTGTTTTTTTATGCAGTGTATGTAAGTATTTACAATGATCATTAACTTAAAGCAGGCAAGTAAATCTTCAACAAAATACAGTCCCAAATAACCTCATTTGCTATGTTTTCTCATGACTTCATACCATTCCTACTTATGAAAACCAAAATATTGTATTCATAAAAAATACTTCTTGCATGCAAGTTTACTTGCAGCTGTTTACAGGGTAAAATAAACAATGTCCATTATCTTACTTTATGATTGCTGTTTGGCGTCTGTgtggtattacatttacatttaagtcatttagcagacgctcttatccagagcgacttacaaattggtgcattcaccttatgacatccagtggaacagtcactttacaatagtgcatctaaatcttaaagggggggtgagagggaacacttatcctatcctaggtattccttaaagaggtggggtttcaggtgtctccggaaggtggggattgactccgctgtcctggcgtcgtgagggagtttgttccaccattggggtgccagagcagcgaacagttttgactgggctgagcgggagctgtacttcctcagtggtagggaggcgagcaggccagaggtggatgaacgcagtgcccttgtttgggtgtagggcctgatcagagcctggaggtactgaggtgccgttcccctcacagctccgtaggcaagcaccatggtcttgtagcggatgcgagcttcaactggaagccagtggagagaacggaggagcggggtgacgtgagagaacttgggaaggttgaacaccagacgggctgtggcgttctggatgagttgaaggggtttaatggcacaggcagggagcccagccaacagcgagttgcagtaatccagacgggagatgacaagtgcctggattaggacctgcgccgcttcctgtgtgaggcagggtcgtactctgcggatgttgtagagcatgaacctacaggaacgggccaccaccttgatgttggttgagaacgacagggtgttgtccaggatcacaccaaggttcttagcgctctgggaggaggacacaatggagttgtcaaccgtgatggcgagatcatggaacgggcagtccttccccgggaggaagagcagctccgtcttgccgaggttcagcttgaggtggtgatccgtcatccacactgatatgtctgccagacatgcagagatgcgattcgccacctggtcatcagaagggggaaaggagaagattagttgtgtgtcgtctgcatagcaatgataggagagaccatgtgaggttatgacagagccaagtgacttggtgtatagcgagaataggagagggcctagaacagagccctgggggacaccagtggtgagagcgcgtggtgaggagacagattctcgccacgccacctggtaggagcgacctgtcaggtaggacgcaatccaagcgtgggccgcgccggagatgcccaactcggagagggtggagaggaggatctgatggttcacagtatcgaaggcagccgatagatctagaaggatgagagcagaggagagagagttagctttagcagtgcggagcgcctccatgatacagaggagagcagtctcagttgaatgactagtcttgaaacctgactgatttggatcaagaaggtcattcagagagagattagcgggagagctggccaaggacggcacgttcaagagttttggagagaaaagaaagaagggatactggtctgtaattgttgacatcggagggatcgagtgtaggttttttcagaaggggtgcaactctcgctctcttgaagacggaagggacgtagccagcggtcagggatgagttgatgagcgaggtgaggtaagggagaaggtctccggaaatggtctggagaagaggggaggggatagggtcaagcgggcaggttgttgggcggccggccgtcacaagacgcgagatttcatctggagagagaggggagaaagaggtcagagcacagggtagggcagtgtgagcagaaccagcggtgtcgtttgacttagcaaacgaggatcggatgtcgtcgaccttcttttcaaaatggttgacgaagtcgtctgcagagagggatttacagtatttacagtaagaCATGTTTTATAGGGTGAGGAAATGTAATCTATTGGTGATGAATATGTCTATCACAGTTGGAATAGTTAAATAATAGCTAATCCTCTTTAAGTTTACTGTATTAATTCATCATGACATGGGGCCCCAAAGGGCAGGTCCAGATAaccaacagtacagtacatgttagtAGCCTGATGCTGGGTGACATGGAGAGTGTAAGACAAGTCTGGTTGTGGTTCAAAAGGACTTCAGTGCCCTCTAGAAGATTAGCACCATTTAAAAGTGACCTCAGCCACTCTAATTTCCTCTACCTAAGAGATCTGAGTTTGTCCTGAGCTGCTGTTTCTCGTTAAAgggtgaaagggagaggggaggggaaagtggtgtgtgtgtgtgacctcgtctcttggccctcccacccctactggagggcagctcccactcagcccagtcaaagcttccaatggtggaacaagctCCCCCATAATGTCAGGACAGTGGAGTCCCTGCTCATCTTCTGAAAACGTATGAAACCCTACCTGTTTGAATAGTATCTAAAAGAAATCCCACTGTCTGGGTTTGAGTCTGGTCCTCATCACAAGGCATCCTCTTGGGCCTTTTATGGCCACATCTTTACACGGGTCCTGTGATCCTaccccaccaccccacacacatgaacccagagaggagataaggagatatACCAGCAGTATAAGTGTTACCTTCTGGTTGATATCTAAAGATGGATTGAGTTTGTGCTCCACTTTCCTGAGTGATGTGAATGCAGTGTTGTGGAAACGTGATACTCTTATTGTGTAACAGTGCACCATAAACTTGCCTCTATATTTTGCCACTGCTGTCTAAGATACTTGTTTAGAACTAATTGTTCTACAAGACGACAGTACCCCCCACCCATCCCCCAAAAGTTGCCAGGATGCACCTAGTTGACACTTCCAACTCTCCTCATTTCTGCAAAGGTGCAGATAATTTCGATAGTAACTAGCCTTAGCAGCACAGGGAGGCCCATCCAGAAGAGTGCTAGTATTAGCCATGCATGGCCACTCGAGATGTTTCTAGAGGTgctgtgtgatgtggtgtgtgtgagggggaggggggacacacatGGCTCTGATTAGATGATTGTTTACTCTTGGCTCTCTCACCATGCATACCCAACGCCAGATGACTGATTGAATTTGCAGAAAGACTTAGTTTGGTATAAAAGGTTTATAATGCCATCTATCAATTATTTACCTCCTTGCAAATTTTGGCACATGgcagggggtgtgtgtgtatgttctcgcgcacgcacgcacgcgcgtgtGAGTAGCTTTCAAAGGGATTGTGCCCTCTAACAGTTTGAGAAACCTAATGAGTGGTTATGCTGTCCACAGGCATTATGtggaaaataaaataattagTAATTCAGAAAATGTGTGGTGAACACACTTATAAAAAGCCTCTTGCCGCAATTACATGTTATGATTTTTAGCGTGTAAACTAATCAACGTATCATTTAACGCATTTCCCCCCTTATAAGCTAATTGGCAATCCAGGCATTGAGGTAACCACATTTACGCAACACTTGGCTGTTATAGAACAGTAGGCAGTTTAGATCGAGAGGAAATGGTCCATATACAGCATCTCTTCCACTTGGTGAAAAAGAAACCCCACGTCTGTGACAGTCTGAGGATGAAAAAACATACGCTTCAATGAAATCAATCATTTTCACGAGGAACAATTTTGTCAACCTCCAATATCAAGTATGTCTGCGGAGGAGGATGGTCGTAAATGTTGCAAAATATGGAATATGCATTAGATCAAAAAGTATACAAAAAATAAACCTACAAATTCTAAAGATTTTATGTATTGCAGTCTGGAAATGGCCACAACATATACTTTTTTAGATAAGCAGAGAATCACTAAGGAGTGGAGTCCAGGTCTTAAGTAATCAGTGTGATCATTCTGCCACAGACAGACGTCTGAATGAAAGTTAATCAATGTCGCCATTACGTGTCGTATTATTCAGTCAGAAGAAGAAAATTATATTTAGGGCTACTTTAAATCTGTCAGTAGGCCTAGATAATGGAAGTCATTAAAACGACTTGAATTCAATGTAATTGTGTCATATAAGAACCTGATATTTAATAAGAGGAAGTATAAAATGTAATGTCT is a genomic window containing:
- the LOC124037402 gene encoding transcription intermediary factor 1-alpha-like, with amino-acid sequence MDEGAESDDAVIIVENEAESMPVQENTNACNERTGTLNFLDTCPVCHLNFHSREPKLLPCLHSFCKKCLPSASRNLAMPDTNSSMKPLNVIRCPVCRQECMEVDVMENFFVRDSVEASSSTVERTVQLCMSCEDNTETTGFCVDCVEFMCATCVEAHQRVKFTKDHTIRQKGDVSQEYVGVSTHRPVFCEVHKQEPLKLFCETCDLPTCRDCQLLKHKDHNYQFLEDAYKNHKHYMEDMNRQLLEKKKIIEDVSNSINNGLLQVDENRISVHNEIKKSICSLILEINRKGKILVNQLEGLTKDHESGLKKQKEDIGYLSRHLDHVINFTKWATARNGGTALLYCKRLILFQIGNLLRAKCNTSFVPQSTVRFQCRSGFWSSNVDLGSLVVENVPGPQLGSFQGIPHQLPHPGQGPSGSPNSLPPGLSQPRLAPHNHNTLAQLQMQVEKLAQQPHWQPQTPPWAWYQSMRLQRPPPGPLQGGSPSQSLPPMPQQGRRFIAPPAIHLSPTSTLPSPGYPPQAVQSLRGLVSSPSSYALKHMDLFNPMPHFSHNAPLSSNGSLSSPHLRQQQMESAYHNKHPGGPVQIIRPNFPQTLPASLPYRTAQGHHHAGLTAISCEEKPGTVSWKPLETQQKAHGAGGSAAKRRRRASPGPIIIIKDEPEDDISCVQGNLRANLPDSSTGVQAQTCRQDGGEPQVQISRQSTEEEAQAPPQPPGPSGDLSQAPQQSHSLGVEQQLGSQGPAPEEDPNEDWCAVCQNGGEMLLCCDKCPKVFHLSCHIPTLFRLPSGEWFCSFCRDLSVPEVVYDCDISRLEPRTVKEEPDSEGGFCPVDKRRNAQSQARSPLILPENQETQKTPMVLSIVKSKLESRQSPCYQTPSEFVSDIRLIFRNCAAFNEADTEVATAGRNLERFFEEQLKFLYPERIFPKVKSEVISSVTPPVSPAPPTNPDEESSQHAKHQRRCSETQDLSTPAQLSSPKGEEEAV